From a region of the Arachis ipaensis cultivar K30076 chromosome B09, Araip1.1, whole genome shotgun sequence genome:
- the LOC107618184 gene encoding ureidoglycolate hydrolase — protein MTVILINSEWLMIDNTVILPRRTIMAALQPSHFNDVTVVLLLLLCTIITPFSSISAQQHVKDPSITSTMEQFSGYAIHEPHSSLSSLLVDAQGLQNQIDELSTFSDSPAPSVTRVLYTDKDVLARRYVKNLMGLAGLSVREDTVGNIFGRWDGNEPELAAVATGSHIDAIPYSGKYDGVVGVLGAIEAINVLKRSGFKPKRPLEIILFTSEEPTRFGIGCLGSRLLSGSESLANALSKATDSQNISFLDAARSAGYAKDVDDLSSVFLKKGTYSAFVELHIEQGPILEAEGISIGIVTAIAAPASLKVDFEGNGGHAGAVLMPNRNDAGLAAAELALAVEKHVLESGSIDTVGTVGILELHPGAINSIPSKAHIEIDTRDIDEERRNNVVEKIHQSAIRITETRGVKLSEFSIINQDPPALSSEAVIKAMETATRELNLTSKLMISRAYHDSLFMARVSPMGMIFIPCYKGYSHKPEEFASIQDMSNGVKVLALTLAKLSLE, from the exons ATGACTGTGATACTGATCAATTCGGAGTGGTTGATGATTGATAATACCGTAATACTACCTCGGAGGACAATCATGGCAGCCCTTCAACCGAGTCACTTTAACGATGTCACTGTTGTCTTGCTGCTACTTCTGTGCACCATCATCACACCCTTCTCTTCCATTTCAGCTCAACAGCATGTGAAAGACCCTTCAATCACATCAACCATGGAGCAATTCTCCGGTTATGCAATCCATGAGCCTCACTCTTCCCTCTCTTCACTCTTAGTTGATGCTCAGGGTCTCCAGAACCAG ATTGATGAGCTCTCAACATTTTCTGATTCACCTGCTCCATCAGTAACAAGGGTCTTGTATACTGACAAGGATGTCTTGGCCCGCAG GTATGTAAAGAACTTGATGGGACTTGCTGGTCTATCTGTCAGAGAGGACACTGTCGGTAACATTTTTGGTCGATG GGATGGTAATGAACCAGAGCTTGCTGCAGTTGCAACAGGTTCACACATTGATGCTATACCTTACTCTGGAAAATATGATGGAGTTGTTGGTGTTTTAGGCGCTATTGAAGCCATCAATGTGCTTAAAAG GTCTGGCTTTAAACCTAAGAGACCACTGGAAATCATATTGTTCACATCGGAAGAACCAACGCGCTTTGGAATAGGTTGCTTGGGAAG CCGCTTGTTATCTGGAAGTGAGAGTCTTGCCAATGCTCTAAGTAAAGCAACTGATAGTCAAAACATATCCTTCTTAGATGCTGCAAGATCAGCTGGTTATGCGAAAGATGTCGATGACTTATCCAGTGTATTTCTAAAGAAAGGGACATATTCTGCTTTTGTAGAATTACACATAGAACAAGGGCCTATTCTAGAAGCGGAAG GTATCTCTATAGGTATAGTTACTGCAATTGCAGCTCCAGCGAGTCTTAAGGTTGACTTTGAAGGCAATGGCGGCCATGCCGGTGCTGTCCTTATGCCTAACAG AAATGATGCTGGATTGGCTGCTGCTGAATTAGCCCTGGCTGTTGAGAAACATGTGTTGGAATCTGGGTCTATTGATACAGTTGGCACTGTTG GTATCTTGGAACTGCACCCTGGAGCCATCAACAGCATCCCTAGCAAAGCACACATCGAAATTG ACACGAGAGACATTGATGAGGAACGAAGAAACAATGTGGTTGAGAAAATTCACCAATCAGCGATTAGAATAACCGAAACTCGTGGTGTCAAGCTTTCTGAGTTTAGTATCATCAATCAGGATCCACCAGCCCTTTCTTCTGAGGCAGTCATCAAGGCAATGGAAACTGCGACGAGAGAGCTAAACTTGACGAGCAAGTTGATGATTAGTAGAGCCTATCACGATTCATTGTTTATGGCTAG GGTATCCCCAATGGGCATGATTTTCATTCCATGTTACAAAG gatACAGCCATAAGCCTGAAGAGTTTGCAAGCATTCAAGATATGTCAAATGGAGTAAAAGTATTAGCACTCACACTTGCTAAATTGTCCCTTGAGTAA